Within the Gloeobacter kilaueensis JS1 genome, the region TGCGGTCGGTAGCGCTGCAGGAGCCATTGCTGGGCTTTGGGATGGAGCGCTCCTAAAAGCAGCAAGCGGGTAGAACTGGATTCGAGAACCAGCACGGCGGGTTCAGCGGCGATCACCCTGAGCCGGACGCGATCTGTGAGCGGCAGTACCTGGCCTGCTCGAAGGGGGGAGCGGACAGTTGCAGGCACCTGCGCCAGCATCTGTCGCCAGGTAATGGACCAGGGAGGCGCTGTGCCGTCGTAGAGTACCGGAATGTCCGTTGCCGCAAGCAGCGCTCCTAATCCGCCGCTCTGCCAGGGAAGGGCAGCGGTGACGATCGCCCCGTCCAGGCCCAGGCGACCGCGCTGCTCCAGGTAGGGGAGGAGGACGCGCTGGACAGCAGCATCGGTGCCGCCTCCGAAGACGAGAGTGCGGCGGCCCGCCTCGATCACCGCAACCTGGGAGCGACCGGCGGCGAGGACGGCGAGGTTCACTTCCGGTTGGGGCAGCCAGCCGGGAGCGATCAAAACAGCGATCGCCGCGAGCGGCAGGAACCCGTTCGCGTAGCGGGTGTGAGCAGCGATCAGCAGGGCGTAGAGGGCGATCATCTGGACGGGCAGCAGCAATCCTGGGGTGAGCAGGCTGATGGGCCAGCTACCCACCAGGCGCACGGCCCAGTCGAGCAGTGCAACCAGCCAGCCCAGGGGGAGATCGAGCGGCAGAGCGAGAGCCGGATGGATCAAAGCGAGGAGGCTGGCGGCCATGCCGCCCAGGGTAAGCGCTTCGACGATCGGTACGGCCAGAACGTTGAGCGGCAGCGAAAAAGCGCTCCACTGGCCAAAGACCAGCAGTTGCAGGGGCAGCGTCCAGAGACCGGCAGCGAGGCTGGTGGCGGTGGCGGCGGCGAGGGGAGCCGGGAGCGCTTCGAGGGCAGGGGTGAGCCGGGGGGCGGTGACGATGAGCCCCAGGGTGGCAAGAAAGCTAAAGGCAAAGCCCAGATCCCAGATCCAGAGCGGATTGACAAGAAGGAGCAGGCAGGCGGCGAGGAGCAGCGCACTGAAAGCTTCGGCCTTTTCATCGAGGGCGAGGGCGACGAGGGCCACCCCTCCCATTGCCGCCGCCCGCAAGATCGAAGGGCTGGCTCCCGCCAGGCCGACGAAGAGCACGAGCAGGCTGCCCCCGACGATGATCTGCGCTGGCGGTGGACGGCGGCGCAGGAGCGCCAGGGCACTTCCCAGGATCAGCGAAACCTGGGTGCCGGAGGCGGCGAGCAGATGGGCCATTCCGACGTTGCGGTAGCGATCCTGCAGCTCCCTGGGTAGATCGACGGCGCTGCTGCCGACGATGAGCGAGCTGAAAAGCGCTCCCGCCTCTGCGCCCAGATAATGCTGGTGGGTGTGGAGGATGCGTCCTCGCACCCAGTCGAAGGGGTTGAAGGCAGCGGGGGCAATCGGGGTAAGAGCGGTGGCAGCAAGGACGCTGAAGGCTCCCTGCTGGGCTAAGAACGCCCGCTCATCGAAGCTGTGGGGATTGGTGGGCTGAGCCGGACGGCGCAGATCGCCCGTTACCCGCACGCGCGCTCCTTCCCCGATTACAGGCTGAACGGGAGCGCGCACCGCGACCCGACCGTGCTCGGGGGCATCCAGTTCCAGCAAGAAGCGCTGGGCGGCTGGATTCTGGCGGGATGCCCCCACTACCCGGCCTACCAGGACAATACCCCGGCGCGGGGCGGTGTTGCTGATGTCGTTGGCGGCTGGATGGGGTGTGCGCAGGTAGAGGTAGGGGCTTGCTCCCACCGCCAGGACCGTAGCCAGCACCCAGACCCGCCAGGGAGGCAGGGCGAAGTGGCGCAGAGCAGCGGTCGCTCCGATGAGCCCTACTACTCCCAGCCCCAGCCAGCCCCAGGGCCAGGGCGAAAAGAGCAGTCCGGCAAGAAAGGCTCCCGCGAGCAGGTAGAAGCTGTTGCGCTCCAAGGCCAGATCCGATAGTGACCTGCCAATGCTCAAAAGTTCTGTCCCCGAGACGCAAGCAAATGGCCGGGATCGCTCCCGCGCCTGTCCGGCCCCGTCGGGCGACCCGGCTAGGTGCCGGCAGAAGGAGCAAGATTTGCGGCTGGGGCAGCAAGCGGGGCGATCGGCAGACGAACGGCGAAGGTCGAACCGGCGGGTGAACTCTCGGCAAGTTCGAGGCTGCCGCCGTGGGCCAGCACAATCGCCCGGCAGATGGCAAGGCCCAGACCATTGCCGCCCACCGCCCGGCTGCGGGCCGTATCGACCCGATAAAAGCGCTCGAAGATATGGGCCTGGTGCTCCGGCGGGATGCCGATGCCGGTGTCGCGGACGGTGACGAGCGCCTGGCGCGGACTGGCCTGCTGCAGCTCGATATCGACCCGGCCTCCGCTCGGGGTGTACTTGATCGCGTTGGTGATCAAGTTGGTAAAAAGCCGGTAGATCTGGTCGCTGTCGGCCATCAGTCCTACCTGGGTCTCGCCCGGCGGGCGGTAGTACAGGCCGACCCCAGCGGCGAGGGCAACCGGAGCCAGCTCTTCGCTTAGATCCGCCAGGATTTCACCCAGGCCGCAGAACGGTTGCGGGCTACCCCCGGACTGGCGATGGTCGGAGCGGGCCAGAAACAACAAATCGGTGACCAGCGTCCCCAGGCGTTCACCAGCGCGGTCGATCGCCCGCAATCGCTCCTCCGTGCGCAGCGGATCGGCGGCGACGCCCTGCTTGAGCGCTGCCTGAGCATTCGCTCTTATCGCGGCGAGCGGTGTGCGCAACTCGTGACCGGCGTCGGCAGTAAACTGCTGCAGCCGCGTATAGGACTGCTCGATCGGCACGATCGCAAGCCCCGCCAGCCACCAGCCCACCAGCCCGACGGTGGCAAGGGTGAGGGGCACGCCCACCAGCAGCGTCACCCCGACTCGGTGGAGGCGCTGCTGGGCCGGGGCGAGGGAGAGGCCGACCTGCAGGTAGCCCATCGTCGTCGCTTCGACCACCAGTGGAACGGTGCGCTCGCGGTAATCCGGCCTGCCGCTCACGGTGCGCAGATTCTGGGTGAGGACAGGAGCCGGGGGATGGCCGGGAGTCTGGCCAAAGGACAGCCGCAGCCTGCCCTCGAAGTCGTACCAGCGCACGTAACCAGCTGGAAAATCACCGCTCTGCGCTTCGGCGGCAAACGGGGCGCGCTCGAAGCGGCGGCGCATCACCAGCAGATCGTCCGCGTCGCCGTCGCCCACTTCGAGGCTGCTGGCAAGAGTCTGGGAGAGATTTTCGAGATCGCGGTCCACCTCGCTTAGCTGTTGCTCGCCGAAGAACAGATAAAAGCCGCAGGCCGCCGCCAGGACGATCGCCCCCATCGCCCCGGTGTACCAGAGCGCCAGCCGCAGGCGCGTCCGCTCGAAGAGCGTCTTTTCAGCAGTGGGTGAGCCGATAGCCGATGCCATAGACCGTCTGGATGAGGGGGATCGAAGAACCTTCATCGATTTTGCGCCGCAAAAGGCGCACCTGGGCAGCGACGACGTTGCTCTCCGGCTCTGCCCCCGCCTCCCAGAGATGTTCGAGGATCTGTTCGCGGCTGAGCACCTGCTCGCTGTGGCGCATCAGCAGTTCGAGCAACTGAAATTCTTTGCGCAGAAGCGGAATCTCGCGCCCGGCGCGGTAGGCGGTGAGGGTGCGCGTGTCGAGTTCGAGGTCTGCGTAGCGCAGCCTTTCGCCCGTAAAGCGCGGTACCCGGCGACGCAGCGCCCGGATGCGCGCCAGCAGTTCTTCGAGGTCGAAGGGCTTGCCCAGGTAGTCGTCTGCCCCACTGTCGAGGCCGGCCACTTTGTCCTTGGGCGTGTCGCGGGCGGTGAGCATCAGTACCGGCAGCGATTCGCCGCCTGAGCGCAGCTTGCGGCAAAATTCGACCCCCGATAGCCCCGGCACCATCCAGTCGAGCACGATCAGGTCATAAGAAAAAGCTTTATGCATCTGCCAGCCTTCCTGGCCGTCGGCCACCCAATCGACGGTGTAGCCCTCGCCCTCCAGCACCCCCTTGAGGGGCAGGGCCAGTTCTGCTTCGTCCTCGACCAGCAAGAGTTTCATGCTCCCATCCTAGCGACCGTTGCCGGTCACAAAAATTTCTCGTCCGGCGCGCTTCACGCCGATTTCATCTTTGGTTTGTTTACTTGAGGTAAACGCTGTTGGTCTTTATGGGCACCTACTTTCGTACTTGTGCTGCGCTGATGGTTGTGGCGCTGTTGCTCGGCAGTTGTGCCGCTTCCAAACCCGAATCGAGCGCCCCGGCAGGCGGTGAGCAGGCGGCAGCGGCCACCGCGCCCGGTACGATTGCCCTTACCGAACAGATGGAAAAGCGGGCCGGTATCCAGGTGACAACCGCTCAGAAGCGCCCGCTCGTCAACCGCTCGCTCTTCTCCTCGACGATCGAAGCACCCACCGATCGCTCCGGCGTCGTCACCGCTTCGGTGCAGGGGGTCGTCACCCGCGTGCTCGCCGACGTGGGCCAGACGGTCGCGCGGGGTCAGACTCTCGCCTACATCAGTACCCCGATGCTGGCGGAGGCTCAGGCAGGCTACTTTTCGGCGGTGGCCAAAGTCCAGGAGGCCCACGCCCAGGTGCAGCTCACCGACAGCCGGGTGCAACTGGCCCGCGCCGATTACGAGCGCGAGAGCGCTCTCTACAAAAAAGGGATCAGTGCGCAGCGCGAGCAGCAGGCGGCCTTGGCCAGGCTCGACGGCACCCTCTCAGAACTGGCGGCGGCAAAATCGACCGAGGCGGCGGCCCGTTCCAGCCTGCAGGCGGCCCGCGCGCGTTTGAACGCCCTGCGCCAGGCCACCGGCAGCAGCATCACCGACGAACTTGCCCTTAAAAGTCCGGTCAGCGGCATCGTCGTCTCCCGGATGATCCAGCCAGGCCAGGTGGTCAACCCGGCCACCGCCGGAACCAGCAACGCCGAGGACCATCTGTTTACGATTACAAGCCTCGCCGAAGTCTGGGCAATGCTCGAAGTGCCCCAATCGGAGGTGGCGGGCCTCAAGCTCGGCGCGCCGGTGCAATTTACGAGCGAAGTCGCCCCCGGCGAAGCGTTCAAAGGCCGGATCATCCGGCTGGGTGAAACCTTCGATCCCCAGGCGCGTACGGCCAGTGTCCGCGTCGCCATCGCCAACCCGCACGGTACTCTCAAGCCGGGAATGCTCGTGCTCGCCCAGGCGATCTCCGGCGGCAGTGCCCGGCCAGTGCTGGCGGTGCCCACCGCCGCCATCCAGCAGATAGACGGCAAGGACGTGGTCTTTGTGCGCACCGCACCCCACCGCTACCGCCAGCAACCGGTGGTGCTGGGCGAGCGCAACGCTCAGCTTACCCAGATCGTCTCCGGTCTTACGGCGGGTACCGAAGTGGTGAGCGACGGCTCCTTCGTCCTCAAATCGGAAGCCCTCAAGGCCACCCTGGAGGGCGAGTAATGACCAGAGCCCTCGATCGCGAGAATGCGCGCCTCACCCAGCCACCGGCCCCTTCGGGCCTGCTGGAACGGCTGGTGATCGGGGCGCTCAAATTTCGCGTCCTGGTCCTCGCTGCCACGCTGCTTGCGGTGCTGGGCGGCGTCTACGCCTTTCTAAACCTGCGGGTCGATGCGGTGCCCGACATCTCCAACATCCAGGTGACGGTCACCACCAACGCCCGTGGCCTCGCTCCCCAGGAGACCGAACAGTACATTACCTATCCGATCGAGCTGGCGCTGCAGGGGATGCCGCACCTGACGCGGCTGCGATCGATCTCCAAGTACGCCCTCTCGCAGGTAACGGCGGTCTTCGAGGACGGCACCGACATCTACTGGGCCAGACAACAGGTCTCCGAGCGCCTGAAGACGGCAGAAAGTGCAATTCCTAAAAGTATCGACGCCCAGATCGCCCTCGGTCCCATCGCCACCGGCCTCGGCGAGGTCTACCAGTTCGAGGTGCGCGGCTCCGGCTACAGTCTGATGCAGCTAAGGGACATCCTCGACTGGCAGATCATTCCGGCCCTGAAGAGCGTGCCGGGGGTGGACGAAGTCGAGGCGATGGGCGGGGCGGCAAAAGAGTATCAAGTCTGGCTGGAGCCGGAGAAGCTCCACGGCTACCACATCATGCCCACCGAGGTGATGCGGGCGCTGGAGAACAACAACGCCAACGCCGGAGGCGGCTACGCGGTCGATAACAACAACCAGGTGCTGCTCAGGGGCGAGGCGCTGTTGCGCAACGTGGGCGACATCGGCAACGTCATGGTCCACCGCGACGCGAAGGGCGTGGTGCGCGTGCGCGATTTGGGCCGGGTGGTGGAGGGCAAAAAGCTCTCCCAGAGCATCGTCACCCAGAACGGCGAGGGCGAGACGGTGATCGGCATCGTCCTGATGCGCAAGGGCGAAAATTCGGAGCAGGTCGTCCGCCGGGTGCAGGCCAAACTCGACGCCCTCGCTCCGACCCTGCCCCCCAACGTCCGGGTCGTCACCTTCTACAATCGCGGCACGCTCATCGACCGGACGATCGACACGGTCTGGCACAACCTGGCAGTCGGTGCCCTGCTGGTGGTCGTCGTCCTCTTCGTCGTCCTGGGCAACCTGCGCGGCGGCCTCATCGCTGCCCTCGCGATTCCGATCGCCCTGCTGGGAGCGATCGCCTTTCTTGTCATCACCAACACCTCCGGCAACCTGCTCAGCCTCGGGGCGATCGACTTTGGGATTTTAATCGACGGTTCGGTGGTGATGGTCGAGAACATCCTGCGGCGGCTTAGCGAGGCCAAACCGCGCGATGCGGCAGAACAACTGGCCGTCGTCGAGCGGGCGAGCGCGGAGGTGGCGCGGCCCATCTTCTTTGCGGTGCTCATCATCACCGTCGTCTACGTGCCGATTTTGTTTTTGACCGGCGTGGCGGGCAAGACCTTTCAGCCGATGGCCCTTACCGTCGTCTTCGGTCTGCTCGCAGCTCTTGTCATTGCCCTGTTTGTCACCCCGGCCCTTGCCTCTTTGCTGTTGGGCGAGCACCCCAAAGAAGAAGAAACCTTTTTGCTGCGCGCCCTCAGGCCCATTTACACCCGTGCCCTCGACTGGTGCCTTGGCCGTCCCTGGCCGACGGCTCTGGTTGCGGTGGG harbors:
- a CDS encoding ComEC/Rec2 family competence protein gives rise to the protein MSIGRSLSDLALERNSFYLLAGAFLAGLLFSPWPWGWLGLGVVGLIGATAALRHFALPPWRVWVLATVLAVGASPYLYLRTPHPAANDISNTAPRRGIVLVGRVVGASRQNPAAQRFLLELDAPEHGRVAVRAPVQPVIGEGARVRVTGDLRRPAQPTNPHSFDERAFLAQQGAFSVLAATALTPIAPAAFNPFDWVRGRILHTHQHYLGAEAGALFSSLIVGSSAVDLPRELQDRYRNVGMAHLLAASGTQVSLILGSALALLRRRPPPAQIIVGGSLLVLFVGLAGASPSILRAAAMGGVALVALALDEKAEAFSALLLAACLLLLVNPLWIWDLGFAFSFLATLGLIVTAPRLTPALEALPAPLAAATATSLAAGLWTLPLQLLVFGQWSAFSLPLNVLAVPIVEALTLGGMAASLLALIHPALALPLDLPLGWLVALLDWAVRLVGSWPISLLTPGLLLPVQMIALYALLIAAHTRYANGFLPLAAIAVLIAPGWLPQPEVNLAVLAAGRSQVAVIEAGRRTLVFGGGTDAAVQRVLLPYLEQRGRLGLDGAIVTAALPWQSGGLGALLAATDIPVLYDGTAPPWSITWRQMLAQVPATVRSPLRAGQVLPLTDRVRLRVIAAEPAVLVLESSSTRLLLLGALHPKAQQWLLQRYRPQLAGVGWIWMGDGRIDSSLFTLGGLQGVLVSGRTLPSCSRTVPCWGTAEAGALLWQSWPAGAILRSQSQGQVFPPKVDGTIGAVGGLEH
- a CDS encoding sensor histidine kinase, yielding MASAIGSPTAEKTLFERTRLRLALWYTGAMGAIVLAAACGFYLFFGEQQLSEVDRDLENLSQTLASSLEVGDGDADDLLVMRRRFERAPFAAEAQSGDFPAGYVRWYDFEGRLRLSFGQTPGHPPAPVLTQNLRTVSGRPDYRERTVPLVVEATTMGYLQVGLSLAPAQQRLHRVGVTLLVGVPLTLATVGLVGWWLAGLAIVPIEQSYTRLQQFTADAGHELRTPLAAIRANAQAALKQGVAADPLRTEERLRAIDRAGERLGTLVTDLLFLARSDHRQSGGSPQPFCGLGEILADLSEELAPVALAAGVGLYYRPPGETQVGLMADSDQIYRLFTNLITNAIKYTPSGGRVDIELQQASPRQALVTVRDTGIGIPPEHQAHIFERFYRVDTARSRAVGGNGLGLAICRAIVLAHGGSLELAESSPAGSTFAVRLPIAPLAAPAANLAPSAGT
- the rppA gene encoding two-component system response regulator RppA gives rise to the protein MKLLLVEDEAELALPLKGVLEGEGYTVDWVADGQEGWQMHKAFSYDLIVLDWMVPGLSGVEFCRKLRSGGESLPVLMLTARDTPKDKVAGLDSGADDYLGKPFDLEELLARIRALRRRVPRFTGERLRYADLELDTRTLTAYRAGREIPLLRKEFQLLELLMRHSEQVLSREQILEHLWEAGAEPESNVVAAQVRLLRRKIDEGSSIPLIQTVYGIGYRLTHC
- a CDS encoding efflux RND transporter periplasmic adaptor subunit, translated to MVVALLLGSCAASKPESSAPAGGEQAAAATAPGTIALTEQMEKRAGIQVTTAQKRPLVNRSLFSSTIEAPTDRSGVVTASVQGVVTRVLADVGQTVARGQTLAYISTPMLAEAQAGYFSAVAKVQEAHAQVQLTDSRVQLARADYERESALYKKGISAQREQQAALARLDGTLSELAAAKSTEAAARSSLQAARARLNALRQATGSSITDELALKSPVSGIVVSRMIQPGQVVNPATAGTSNAEDHLFTITSLAEVWAMLEVPQSEVAGLKLGAPVQFTSEVAPGEAFKGRIIRLGETFDPQARTASVRVAIANPHGTLKPGMLVLAQAISGGSARPVLAVPTAAIQQIDGKDVVFVRTAPHRYRQQPVVLGERNAQLTQIVSGLTAGTEVVSDGSFVLKSEALKATLEGE
- a CDS encoding efflux RND transporter permease subunit: MTRALDRENARLTQPPAPSGLLERLVIGALKFRVLVLAATLLAVLGGVYAFLNLRVDAVPDISNIQVTVTTNARGLAPQETEQYITYPIELALQGMPHLTRLRSISKYALSQVTAVFEDGTDIYWARQQVSERLKTAESAIPKSIDAQIALGPIATGLGEVYQFEVRGSGYSLMQLRDILDWQIIPALKSVPGVDEVEAMGGAAKEYQVWLEPEKLHGYHIMPTEVMRALENNNANAGGGYAVDNNNQVLLRGEALLRNVGDIGNVMVHRDAKGVVRVRDLGRVVEGKKLSQSIVTQNGEGETVIGIVLMRKGENSEQVVRRVQAKLDALAPTLPPNVRVVTFYNRGTLIDRTIDTVWHNLAVGALLVVVVLFVVLGNLRGGLIAALAIPIALLGAIAFLVITNTSGNLLSLGAIDFGILIDGSVVMVENILRRLSEAKPRDAAEQLAVVERASAEVARPIFFAVLIITVVYVPILFLTGVAGKTFQPMALTVVFGLLAALVIALFVTPALASLLLGEHPKEEETFLLRALRPIYTRALDWCLGRPWPTALVAVGLFAASLTLIPGLGTEFIPTLKEGSIVLTVDRPVSGSLSAAAAQTTLMEKVVRTFPDVETVVARSGHPEQAFDPMGPEETDFFIILKPQEQWTTARTQQEIEEAIAKKLDQEVPGAAIAFGQPIEQRMNELVSGAKGDVAIRIFGPDLDILRKLGLQIAGAVGRVAGASDVKVEQVAGLPVVSAQIKQAALSAYGVTAQDALDTISAAVDGKIVGTIFQGKPRYDLTVRFAPDALSRPEDLGTLPVAMSEGDLVPLSQVANIRRVESAAEIAHLEGDRNLTVQLNVNGRDLGGFVAAAQQAVRDKVALPAGYRLEWGGQFENLQEAESRLFILVPLSLALIFILLYASFGSLQPGILIFLNIPLALTGGLLALALRGMSLSVTAGVGFIALFGVAVLNGVVLVSTIRRIEAEQHLEPLEAARAGAELRLRPVLMTALVASLGFIPMAVATSVGAEVQRPLATVVIGGLITATLLTLLVLPSLYPVICGRRSSKRA